A portion of the Sandaracinobacteroides saxicola genome contains these proteins:
- a CDS encoding PEPxxWA-CTERM sorting domain-containing protein: protein MLRISLIAAALLAGSSAFAAPSNHSFAWTGGSTQGSAVLSLDGVDYTALSRGWVAQNGDNNGGGAVGNYIVGVCGSSDACNGDDLERNNYFVFNLSGASMNFSTAVLKLGQPEDSFGGAGQDGFLSYLPNHTYSLYDVLSDPAGSGTALYSDLGSGTMFGMKVLDISSNGSIVSITLNAAGNAAIVSALDAGGTFWIGGSLNAPVVVPEPATWAMLIAGFGLVGMAMRRRERMSSVSA from the coding sequence ATGCTTCGCATTTCCTTGATCGCTGCGGCTTTGCTGGCCGGCAGCAGCGCGTTCGCCGCGCCGAGCAATCACAGTTTCGCCTGGACCGGCGGCAGCACGCAGGGGTCGGCGGTGCTCAGCCTGGACGGGGTTGACTATACCGCGCTCAGCCGTGGCTGGGTGGCCCAGAATGGTGACAACAATGGCGGCGGCGCCGTCGGCAACTACATCGTCGGCGTGTGCGGATCGTCGGACGCCTGCAACGGCGACGATCTGGAGCGGAACAATTATTTCGTGTTCAACCTTTCCGGCGCCAGCATGAATTTCTCGACCGCCGTGCTGAAGCTGGGGCAGCCGGAGGATTCCTTTGGCGGCGCCGGGCAGGACGGTTTCCTGAGCTATCTGCCCAACCACACCTATTCGCTGTATGATGTGCTAAGCGACCCCGCCGGCAGCGGCACGGCGCTGTACAGCGACCTGGGGTCGGGCACGATGTTCGGCATGAAGGTGCTGGACATCAGCAGCAACGGCAGCATCGTTTCGATCACGCTGAACGCCGCGGGCAATGCCGCGATCGTCAGCGCGCTGGATGCCGGTGGCACCTTCTGGATCGGCGGTTCGCTGAACGCGCCGGTGGTGGTGCCGGAGCCGGCGACCTGGGCGATGCTGATCGCCGGCTTCGGGCTGGTCGGCATGGCGATGCGCCGGCGGGAACGGATGTCCAGCGTCAGCGCCTGA